GGTGCTCAAGTAGTTGATATTGGTGAAGAGAATCCAGCATTAATTGTTAAATCCGATGGTACCAGTATTTATTTGACTCGAGATTTAGCAGCAGCGATTTACCGAATGAATAATTATCATTTTGTTAAGATGCTTTATGTTGTTGGTAATGAACAATCTAATCACTTTGTGGAACTTAAGGCAGTTTTGAAGCGTATGGGTTATGATTGGTCAGACGAAATTACGCATGTGCCATTTGGTTTGATTACGCAGAATGGCAAGAAGCTATCAACTCGGAAGGGTAACGTTGTTTTTCTTGATCAGGTGTTAAACGATGCAGTTGACTTGGCTCAAAAACAAATTGAGCAGAAGAACCCAGACTTAGCTAATAAAGAACAAGTTGCCCATGATGTTGGTGTTGGTGCCGTAATCTTTCATGATTTAAAGAACAACCGGACTGATAATTTTGACTTTGACTTAGATGAAGTAGTGCGCTTTGAAGGTGATACTGGTCCTTATGTGCAATATACCAATGCCCGGGCACAAAGCGTTTTGCGCAAGGCTGCTAAAATTGGACAAGAACCAAGTTTGACAGATCTTGCCTTAAGCGATGATTGGGCTTTTAGTGTTGCTAAGACAATTGCTGATTTTCCACGGATTATCGCTCGTGCTAATGATAAATTTGAACCGTCAATTATTGCTAAGTATGCTTTAGATTTGGCCAAGAAGTTCAATAAATATTACGCTAATGTGAAGATTTTAACCCAAGATGAGCAAATCAATGCACGTCTAGCTTTAGTTGAAGCAACTTCGATTGTATTGACCGAAGCATTGCGATTATTAGGGGTAAATGCACCTAAGGAAATGTAATTGTAAATATTTTTAAAAACAGCGGTTACATCAGAAGAAAAGATTGTTCAATTTTTAATTAATACGGTACAATATTATTGTAAGTTTTATAGGAGGTATTTTTAATGGCATATTTAGATAATGGTAATCAAATCTTTAAAGACGCTCGTAAAAACCATTATGCAGTAGGTGCTTATAACACTAACAACTTGGAATGGACACGTGCAATTTTGCAAGCTGCCGAAGAAACCAGAACTCCAGTATTAATTCAAGTTTCAACTGGAGCTGCTAAGTACATGGGTGGTTACAAGGTTGTTAAGGACTTAGTTGAAGACGAAATGGACGCAATGAACATTTCAGTGCCTGTTGTTTTGAACTTAGACCACGGTGATTTTGAATCAGCTAAAGAATGTATCGCACTTGGCTATTCATCAGTTATGTTTGATGGTCATGCACTTTCAACTGAAGAGAACTTAGCTAAGACTAAGGAAATCGTGAAGTTAGCTCATGAACGTGGCATTTCAGTTGAAGCTGAAATTGGTAAGATTGGTGAAAACCAAGGTAGTGAGGGTGGAGAATTAGCTTCAGTTGAAGATGCTAAGGCTTTCGTTGCTGCTGGTGTTGACAAACTTGCTTGTGGTATTGGTAATATCCACGGAGTTTACCCAGAAGGTTGGACTGGTCTTAACTTTGATCGTTTGAAAGAAATCGCTGATGCTGTTGACGTACCATTGGTACTTCACGGTGGTTCAGGAATTCCTGAAGAACAAGTTAAGAAGGCTATTTCTCTTGGTATTTCAAAGGTTAACATTAACACTGAATTCCAATTGGCTTTCCAAGAAGCTACTCGTGCATACTTTGAAGCTCACAAAGATGAAGATAAAGCTGGTAAAGGCTATGATCCTCGTAAATTGTTGCTTCCAGGTACTGAAGCAATCACTAATTCAATGAAGGAAATGATCGGCTGGCTTGGTACTCCATCAATTGATGACAAGGTTAAGTCTGCAGCATTTGACAAGAGTTCATTGAACGAAGAATAATATTAATAAGCATAATAAAGGAAGTCTAGTTATTTGAAAGAGTAAGTGGGCTTTTTTATTTTGCAAAATTTGCTTTTAGTACTTAGATATAAATGATATAATCATATTTGTAGACAACAGTTATAGTATGTGCAAAGATAAGTTATATTTGTTTTAGTTATTTAAGGAGTATTATGAAAAGAAAAAAGCGAATTTTAGCCATTGTAATTGCTAGCCTTAGCTTAGTAATTGGTCTAGGAGTGGTTGTTCCTAATAGTAGTCAAGCAGTTAATGCCAAAAGTACGGTTAGTCATACCGTTCCTAAGAAGTTTCGTGGATCATGGTATAGTTATAATGCTGATGATTCCTATACTATTCAGAAATATACTAAAAATAAGGAAGCTTTTTATACATCGGATACCAAACCGTATTATCACAAGGTGACTGTGCGTAAGTATAACAAGAACAAGTACTTAATTTATCCAGGGAAAAAAATGCCGAAATATCGCCAGTATTTGTCAATCAAATCGATGGCTTATAATAACAAAAAGATTAAGGCATTAGTGATTAAAGAAAAGGGATTGACTCCGTCGTATTACTTTAACCGTAAAATCAAGGCGCATTATTCACCATCAACTGGCGAATTTTATAAATAAGTAGATAATGAAATAGTTTCAAGAACAGACTAAGTGGTCTGTTCTTTTTTGTTAGGTGATTATCTGGTGGTCAACAGCAGCGAGTTGCAGTAGCTCGCGCTCTGATTAAGCCCAGCGAACTGGTTTTAGCAGATGAACCGACTGGGTCCTTAGATAGTAAAAATCGTGATGAAATCATTGATTTGTTGCTGGAACTTAATAACTCTGGCAAAACAGTGGTAGTTGTTACTCATGATGATCATGTGGCAGCAAAGTGTCAACGAGTAATTACACTTAAATAAGTTAAGACCATTAAAAAACAGATACGCTGATTTTGCGTATCTGCTTTTTTAATCTTTTGCTTTTAAATTCGAAGTTGACTTTTGAGCTTTAAGTTTTGCTCGGGCATCCTGTTCTAGTTTATCCCAATTAATTTTACTTTCCTTAAATGATTCTTCAGCTTCTTTAGTATATTTTTCGTTTAATTGCAGGATGTCAATTCTATTATTTAGTTCTTTTTCAACGTAGTCAGCAATTAAATCCCTAAATGGCTGTGAATTATTTTCCGGTGATTCTGCGCTGGCTAAAGCTTGCATGTACTTATCTCTAGCATTTTTTGATGGATTAACGTTGATAACAGGATAGCCATTTTCGGTTAAAACTAGATTCATTAGTAGTCTTGCTGTACGACCATTACCATCCCTAAATGGGTGGATAGTAACAAATTTTTGATGTAAATCAGTGGCATATTGAACAGGATGCAAGCTTATTCTAGCTTGATTACTCCAATTTTGTAGTTGTTGCATCTTTTCTGGAATTTCAAATGGAAGTGCATAGGGTCTTTTATTTGAGCCATAAGGATATACTTCAATTGTCCGATAAGCACCAGCTTCTGATTTAGGTTTCTCATATCCGCGATAGTAATTTCCTGTTTTTGTGTAGCTAAATCCTCCATATAATTATAAGCTTGATTTAGGTCAAGTATCTCTAGTGTTTCTTTGATCGTCTTACCATGAATAGTTGCTCCTATTCCGCTATCAATAATGGCGGCTGTTTCATTCTCAGATAAGGTGTTACCTTCAATTGCGGCTGATGACCAAACATGTTCAATTCTAATATTTTTTTCTAGTCGTTTAATCTCTAATGGAGACAAAGGGCGATATGTGTCTAACTTTTTTTGAGCTCGCTAAGAGTAGCTAAGCGTTTTTGATAATCCATGTTAGTCCTCCATATATCAGTGTAAGATCTAGTGATAGTTTTGTCATTATGGCATTAAGTTGATTATTACACAGAATAGCCATTAATCAAAATCGCCGCTTTGCATTTGGTAACTCTATTTGAACCTTATCAAAAGAAAAAGGCTTAATGAATGACATTCGGTAGGCTGTTAGGTGTAAGAGTTCACCTTGTTGATATTCTGAGTTATACAAAGGATCGCCAACTATGGGAGACCCAAGGCTAGCTAGATGAACCCGTATTTGATGAGTACGCCCCGTTTCTAAAGTAAGCTTAACTAAAGCCGTGTTATCCGGCATGTATCGGATAACTTGGTAATGCGTAATTGCAGCTAAGCCATCAGCTCGCACCATACGTTTACGTTGGTCGTGGGGGTCATGTCCTAATGGTTGTCTGATACTACCTGTGCTAGCTAGCTTGTCTGCATGCGCGATGGTAGCTAAATATTCACGTTGAAAAACTTTAGTGGTTAATTCACGATTTAAAATCGGAACCACAGCTGGATTTTTGGCAACTAACAATAAACCAGAAGTTAACATGTCTAATCGGTGGACAATATAAGGACTTTGACCTAAATAAGTAGCGCAGTCATTTAATGCAGTATTAGTTTCACCTTGATTGGGATGAGTCTTTTGACCAGCTGGCTTGTTAATTACTAATAGATTAGCGTCTTCATAAATAATATCGGGCAAATTGTTACTTGATGGATAATTGCTTTGACGACTTTCAACCCGATCTAATGTCAGTTCAATTTTGTCATTAGGATAAACCAACTGATTAACTGACCGATAGCAACCGTTAATCAGCACTTTTTGATCACTGCGCAGGTAGTGGCGCCATTTGCGCGGAATTAA
This DNA window, taken from Lactobacillus sp. ESL0684, encodes the following:
- the argS gene encoding arginine--tRNA ligase translates to MNFKDKVVELIASKVDLPKEQIDSLIERPKNEKMGDYAFPAFALAKVLHQNPAEIAQTIASELTSSDFASIKAAGPYVNFSINHEKLISLTLQDVLTQKEHYGDQKLGEGNVPIDMSSPNIAKPMSMGHLRSTVIGNSIAKTLQKVGYTPIKINYIGDYGTQFGKLIAAYKHWGVEADVKKDPIMNLFKYYVKFHEEAEKDPSLDDEGRAWFKKLEEGDSEAVELWQWFRDVSLTDFKRIYKQLGVEFDSYKGEAFFNDKMQPVIDELKDKGLLYESNGAQVVDIGEENPALIVKSDGTSIYLTRDLAAAIYRMNNYHFVKMLYVVGNEQSNHFVELKAVLKRMGYDWSDEITHVPFGLITQNGKKLSTRKGNVVFLDQVLNDAVDLAQKQIEQKNPDLANKEQVAHDVGVGAVIFHDLKNNRTDNFDFDLDEVVRFEGDTGPYVQYTNARAQSVLRKAAKIGQEPSLTDLALSDDWAFSVAKTIADFPRIIARANDKFEPSIIAKYALDLAKKFNKYYANVKILTQDEQINARLALVEATSIVLTEALRLLGVNAPKEM
- the fba gene encoding class II fructose-1,6-bisphosphate aldolase, with translation MAYLDNGNQIFKDARKNHYAVGAYNTNNLEWTRAILQAAEETRTPVLIQVSTGAAKYMGGYKVVKDLVEDEMDAMNISVPVVLNLDHGDFESAKECIALGYSSVMFDGHALSTEENLAKTKEIVKLAHERGISVEAEIGKIGENQGSEGGELASVEDAKAFVAAGVDKLACGIGNIHGVYPEGWTGLNFDRLKEIADAVDVPLVLHGGSGIPEEQVKKAISLGISKVNINTEFQLAFQEATRAYFEAHKDEDKAGKGYDPRKLLLPGTEAITNSMKEMIGWLGTPSIDDKVKSAAFDKSSLNEE
- a CDS encoding Fic family protein — encoded protein: MEVYPYGSNKRPYALPFEIPEKMQQLQNWSNQARISLHPVQYATDLHQKFVTIHPFRDGNGRTARLLMNLVLTENGYPVINVNPSKNARDKYMQALASAESPENNSQPFRDLIADYVEKELNNRIDILQLNEKYTKEAEESFKESKINWDKLEQDARAKLKAQKSTSNLKAKD
- a CDS encoding RluA family pseudouridine synthase, producing the protein MSYYFTLNYPKNLKPCSVSDLLKALLIPRKWRHYLRSDQKVLINGCYRSVNQLVYPNDKIELTLDRVESRQSNYPSSNNLPDIIYEDANLLVINKPAGQKTHPNQGETNTALNDCATYLGQSPYIVHRLDMLTSGLLLVAKNPAVVPILNRELTTKVFQREYLATIAHADKLASTGSIRQPLGHDPHDQRKRMVRADGLAAITHYQVIRYMPDNTALVKLTLETGRTHQIRVHLASLGSPIVGDPLYNSEYQQGELLHLTAYRMSFIKPFSFDKVQIELPNAKRRF